In Thermus aquaticus, one DNA window encodes the following:
- a CDS encoding radical SAM protein produces the protein MHERGLQLPKVVGQQHDFLMVAIDTGNFILAYEEDLEEGLGSEYERLWVEDVPLVLASDASVVLRRERFGGILYGFKRGIFLNQEAFDLVRSFVVATRPSLALKQVLKEGGLSEITKGFVEAAGHLILYLIAEGYLRPSQEGLESKALFLDDQHFSDDRYYRPLSMEIELTNRCYRRCAYCAYESGPEPKIPLREELTFDEWGYILDSIRKEGVFYLEFTGGDPLSRPDGLEIIRLADELGFSVQVNTDLSVLRDSDLDKIASTKNLNFVGTTLDGSSPDSHDLLRGKGGFKTTLRQISLIAKAGIPLAVFTVVHKKNYTEIRKIGEIATQNNAMYGIAPMYPAGRGASLNHLVLSQEEWDFAVGEYMDMVRLGAIKPHQRLWYKLSRELRSENPARDQIWLTSRGNRALRVDPRGNVYVSAKLREWRPRYSFFGNLLTSTLADIWENSPLLQELRKIPVQPNFFDAVDIRTIPNYTSEIPLADGSASQHG, from the coding sequence ATGCACGAGAGGGGTTTACAACTTCCAAAGGTCGTAGGCCAGCAGCATGATTTCCTGATGGTTGCCATTGATACAGGCAATTTTATATTGGCTTACGAGGAGGACCTCGAAGAAGGATTAGGCTCGGAATACGAAAGGCTTTGGGTCGAAGACGTGCCCCTTGTCCTTGCCAGCGACGCTAGCGTTGTCCTACGCAGAGAGCGGTTCGGGGGAATACTCTACGGCTTTAAGAGGGGCATTTTTCTCAATCAGGAAGCCTTCGACCTTGTTAGATCCTTTGTAGTTGCTACTAGGCCATCGCTGGCCCTCAAGCAAGTTCTCAAAGAAGGAGGCTTAAGTGAAATTACCAAGGGATTTGTAGAGGCAGCGGGGCATTTAATCCTTTACTTGATTGCCGAGGGATACCTTCGCCCTTCTCAAGAAGGGCTGGAATCTAAAGCTTTGTTCCTAGACGATCAACACTTCTCCGATGACCGGTACTATAGGCCTCTATCCATGGAAATCGAGCTCACGAATAGGTGCTATAGGCGTTGTGCATACTGTGCATACGAATCCGGCCCTGAACCCAAAATACCTCTTCGGGAAGAGCTGACTTTCGATGAGTGGGGATATATCTTGGATTCCATAAGAAAGGAAGGGGTCTTCTACCTTGAATTCACAGGAGGTGATCCACTGAGTAGGCCAGATGGATTGGAGATCATCCGCCTAGCGGACGAGCTAGGGTTTAGCGTTCAAGTTAACACCGACTTGTCCGTGTTGCGAGATAGCGACTTAGATAAGATTGCGTCCACAAAAAATCTGAACTTCGTGGGTACCACTTTAGACGGATCTAGTCCGGATAGCCACGATTTGCTTCGGGGTAAGGGGGGATTTAAGACTACCTTGCGGCAGATAAGTCTCATTGCCAAAGCCGGTATCCCTCTGGCTGTCTTCACGGTAGTTCACAAGAAGAACTACACTGAGATTAGAAAGATAGGTGAAATCGCAACACAAAACAACGCTATGTATGGGATTGCGCCCATGTATCCCGCAGGGCGCGGGGCAAGCTTGAATCATCTCGTTCTTAGCCAGGAAGAGTGGGACTTCGCTGTAGGGGAATACATGGACATGGTTAGATTAGGTGCGATTAAGCCCCACCAAAGGCTGTGGTATAAGCTTTCTAGAGAACTTAGATCGGAAAACCCGGCCCGCGATCAGATATGGCTTACCTCTAGGGGTAATCGTGCTCTTCGCGTAGATCCGAGGGGTAATGTCTACGTTTCTGCCAAATTGCGTGAGTGGCGGCCCAGGTATTCGTTCTTCGGCAACCTTCTAACGAGCACTTTAGCCGACATTTGGGAGAATTCGCCTCTACTGCAAGAGCTACGGAAAATACCTGTTCAACCGAACTTCTTTGATGCCGTGGACATTCGGACTATCCCCAATTACACCAGCGAAATCCCTCTAGCTGATGGCTCAGCGTCCCAGCATGGCTAA